The following proteins are co-located in the Geovibrio ferrireducens genome:
- a CDS encoding macro domain-containing protein, whose protein sequence is MLKILVNGVTLGLIKGDITELDTDAIVNAANTNLKLGSGVAGAIRTKGGESIQKECDAIGYCPLGSAVITGGGDLRAKYVVHAVGPRYGIDPAPEKNLYGAVFTGLMTAEAKGLASIALPAVSMGINGFPEDEAAEIIIKAITDFAENAPENLKRIVICLYSDKDLTIFERAAAKKF, encoded by the coding sequence ATGCTGAAAATACTTGTCAACGGAGTCACTCTCGGACTCATAAAAGGCGATATAACCGAACTGGACACAGATGCGATAGTAAATGCCGCAAACACTAACCTCAAGCTGGGGAGCGGCGTTGCCGGAGCCATAAGGACAAAAGGGGGCGAAAGCATACAGAAGGAATGCGATGCCATCGGCTACTGCCCGCTGGGTTCCGCTGTGATTACCGGAGGCGGAGATCTCAGGGCAAAATATGTGGTGCATGCAGTGGGTCCCAGATACGGAATAGACCCCGCACCGGAGAAAAACCTTTACGGAGCGGTCTTTACCGGGCTTATGACTGCTGAGGCAAAAGGTCTTGCCTCCATTGCTCTCCCCGCTGTTTCAATGGGTATAAACGGCTTCCCGGAGGATGAGGCGGCAGAGATAATCATCAAAGCCATAACGGACTTTGCTGAGAATGCGCCGGAAAATCTGAAAAGGATTGTTATTTGTCTCTATTCCGATAAAGACCTCACCATATTTGAAAGGGCGGCAGCAAAGAAATTTTAA
- a CDS encoding PaaI family thioesterase encodes MGIKYYLPHSSGCFICGEENTFGVDARFYVEDNHVKADLCIPARFCGFNGVVHGGIVSALLDECMGWSASVFGTMDTLCFTRNLNVKFRKNTPSETPLTLVTSYSGKNRMFYEAEGCIKDSEGTVYAEGSGQFIAVPAEKMDETINYLRMDPSLTYHPVFIKIYENWKSERKTQAGG; translated from the coding sequence ATGGGCATAAAATACTATCTCCCTCACTCCAGCGGATGCTTTATCTGCGGTGAGGAAAACACTTTCGGCGTGGATGCACGCTTTTATGTGGAAGATAATCATGTAAAGGCGGATTTGTGCATCCCCGCCCGCTTCTGCGGCTTTAATGGCGTTGTGCACGGCGGGATTGTCTCCGCCCTGCTGGACGAGTGCATGGGCTGGAGCGCCAGTGTCTTCGGCACTATGGATACGCTCTGCTTCACCAGAAATCTAAATGTAAAATTCAGAAAGAACACCCCTTCAGAAACTCCTCTCACCCTTGTTACATCCTACTCAGGAAAAAACAGGATGTTTTATGAGGCGGAGGGGTGTATAAAGGACAGTGAGGGAACGGTATATGCGGAAGGTTCCGGACAGTTTATAGCTGTTCCGGCGGAGAAGATGGACGAAACTATAAACTACCTCCGGATGGACCCTTCACTTACGTATCATCCTGTTTTTATTAAGATATATGAAAACTGGAAATCAGAGCGCAAAACTCAGGCAGGGGGCTGA
- the glgP gene encoding alpha-glucan family phosphorylase, translated as MRISEYNVRPDLPNELKALEEIAYNLWWCWNDDALELFRSINPASWEKSRHNPIAVIGSLTKESYEKLMKDPVFMSRLEAVHKQFEEYMTLPRWFELEHAKKVEEKMHVAYFSAEYGIHESVKLYSGGLGVLSGDHCKSASDVGIPFSAIGLLYRNGYFHQYLNSDGWQQEYYPYNEFYNMPMRRALNPEGQEVCVEVMVENRNVKVNVWRMAVGRIELILLDTDVEGNSREDRQITGQLYGGDSNMRLKQEIILGIAGYRAIRAMGRKPTVYHINEGHPSFVNLERIRNYVSEGMEFRTAVEVVRKSTIFTTHTPVPAGFDIFGTDQVKRFLGPLFENCVLNINQLMGFGRVNPFDESEGFAMAVCGIKLSTYRNGVSRLHGEVSRKMFKNIWPNALENSIPVGHVTNGVHLPTFISEEFKTIYNRYIGENWYYKPYDFTIWSKAENIPDAALFKAKQRQREKLIAFARKHLKSQILQRGGTSGELVKADEVLNPDYLTIGFARRFATYKRGYLLFMDEQRLHQILNNADRPVQIIIAGKAHPKDNGGKEIIKKIFHICRKPMFRDRVVFIEDYDIEVAKYLAQGVDIWLNTPKRPMEASGTSGMKIAANGGLNLSILDGWWDEGYNGENGWAIGAGEEYEKETYQDHVESMELYDKLENEIIPLFYTRDRAGVPREWTRMMKQAIKTCAAFFNTSRMVMDYTSQYYVPVHELNSAFRANKHEEAKEYVLWKDSIIQSWDNVQFVDTKVEAEDLKMESGVVFSAAVRTDAIRPENLSVCAVVEFDGASGEFKDPEFVELEFTGTDNGVYSFSSKTKLKKAGKMKVAFAVLPRHQFIKERFELNQIKWA; from the coding sequence ATGAGGATTTCCGAATATAATGTAAGACCGGACCTGCCGAACGAGCTGAAAGCCCTTGAGGAGATTGCATATAACCTCTGGTGGTGCTGGAATGATGATGCGCTTGAACTTTTCAGGAGCATAAACCCCGCCTCATGGGAAAAGTCACGCCATAATCCCATTGCCGTTATCGGCAGCCTGACAAAGGAAAGCTACGAAAAACTGATGAAAGACCCTGTGTTTATGTCCCGCCTTGAGGCTGTGCATAAACAGTTTGAAGAATACATGACGCTTCCCCGCTGGTTTGAGCTTGAACATGCAAAAAAAGTCGAAGAAAAGATGCATGTTGCCTACTTTTCCGCGGAATACGGAATACACGAATCCGTTAAACTCTATTCCGGCGGTCTGGGTGTTCTCTCCGGAGACCACTGCAAATCCGCCAGTGATGTGGGCATACCTTTTTCCGCAATAGGCCTCCTTTACAGAAACGGCTATTTTCACCAGTATCTTAACTCCGACGGATGGCAGCAGGAATATTACCCCTACAACGAGTTTTACAACATGCCGATGCGCCGTGCCCTGAACCCCGAAGGTCAGGAGGTTTGCGTTGAGGTTATGGTGGAGAACCGCAATGTTAAGGTCAATGTCTGGCGCATGGCGGTGGGCAGGATAGAGCTTATCCTCCTTGATACTGACGTTGAAGGAAACTCCAGAGAGGACAGGCAGATAACAGGCCAGCTTTACGGAGGCGACTCAAACATGCGCCTCAAGCAGGAGATAATCCTCGGTATAGCGGGCTACAGGGCGATCCGCGCTATGGGCAGAAAGCCCACGGTTTATCACATAAACGAAGGCCACCCGTCTTTTGTGAACCTTGAACGCATAAGGAACTATGTTTCAGAAGGAATGGAGTTCCGCACCGCAGTCGAGGTTGTGCGCAAGAGCACCATTTTCACCACCCACACTCCGGTTCCCGCAGGGTTTGATATTTTCGGAACAGATCAGGTTAAGCGTTTTCTCGGCCCGCTTTTTGAAAACTGCGTCCTGAACATAAATCAGCTTATGGGCTTCGGCAGGGTAAACCCCTTTGACGAGAGCGAAGGTTTCGCCATGGCTGTATGCGGAATAAAGCTCAGCACATACAGAAACGGCGTGAGCCGCCTGCACGGAGAGGTTTCCAGAAAGATGTTCAAGAACATCTGGCCGAACGCCCTCGAAAACTCCATACCCGTGGGGCATGTGACAAACGGCGTTCATTTGCCCACATTCATATCAGAAGAATTTAAAACCATATACAACAGATATATAGGCGAGAACTGGTATTACAAGCCTTACGACTTCACAATCTGGAGCAAAGCGGAGAACATCCCCGATGCGGCTCTCTTCAAAGCAAAGCAGAGACAGAGGGAAAAGCTCATTGCATTTGCCAGAAAACACCTGAAAAGCCAGATTCTCCAGAGAGGAGGCACATCAGGCGAGCTTGTGAAGGCGGACGAGGTTCTCAACCCCGACTATCTCACAATAGGCTTTGCCAGAAGGTTTGCCACGTATAAAAGAGGCTACCTGCTCTTCATGGATGAGCAGAGGCTCCACCAGATACTGAACAACGCAGACCGCCCCGTGCAGATAATCATAGCGGGCAAGGCACACCCCAAGGATAACGGCGGCAAGGAGATTATCAAAAAGATTTTCCACATCTGCCGCAAGCCGATGTTCAGAGACAGAGTTGTTTTCATAGAGGATTATGACATTGAAGTGGCAAAATACCTCGCTCAGGGTGTGGATATATGGCTGAACACGCCGAAACGCCCCATGGAGGCCTCCGGCACAAGCGGAATGAAGATAGCAGCCAACGGAGGACTTAACCTCTCTATCCTTGACGGATGGTGGGACGAGGGCTACAACGGTGAAAACGGCTGGGCAATCGGCGCAGGCGAGGAATACGAGAAGGAAACCTATCAGGATCATGTAGAGAGCATGGAGCTCTATGACAAGCTTGAGAACGAGATAATACCGCTCTTCTACACCAGAGACAGAGCAGGTGTTCCCCGCGAATGGACAAGGATGATGAAACAGGCGATAAAAACATGCGCCGCTTTCTTCAACACCTCAAGAATGGTTATGGACTACACCAGCCAGTATTACGTACCTGTGCATGAGCTTAACTCCGCCTTCCGCGCCAACAAGCATGAGGAAGCGAAAGAGTATGTTCTCTGGAAGGACAGCATAATACAGAGCTGGGACAATGTGCAGTTTGTTGATACAAAAGTTGAGGCGGAAGACCTTAAGATGGAGTCCGGCGTGGTATTCAGCGCGGCTGTGCGAACGGATGCCATAAGGCCGGAAAACCTTTCCGTATGCGCTGTTGTGGAGTTTGACGGTGCTAGCGGCGAGTTCAAAGACCCTGAGTTTGTGGAGCTTGAGTTCACCGGGACAGATAACGGGGTTTACAGTTTCTCCAGCAAAACCAAGCTGAAAAAAGCGGGCAAGATGAAAGTTGCCTTTGCTGTTCTGCCGAGACATCAGTTTATAAAGGAGCGCTTCGAGCTGAACCAGATAAAATGGGCATAA
- a CDS encoding Txe/YoeB family addiction module toxin, with protein MYAEKLAASGLKERVKELLAILSNDPYQTSPPFEKLKGNLEGALSRRINIQHRLVYQVLENVESVKIIRLRTHYE; from the coding sequence GTGTACGCAGAAAAACTAGCTGCTTCCGGTCTTAAAGAAAGGGTAAAAGAGCTTCTGGCTATTTTATCAAACGACCCATACCAAACTTCGCCTCCGTTCGAAAAACTGAAAGGAAATCTTGAGGGAGCTTTGTCCCGCAGAATTAACATACAGCACCGCCTTGTTTATCAGGTTTTGGAGAATGTGGAATCGGTTAAGATCATAAGACTCCGCACTCATTACGAGTAA
- a CDS encoding sulfite exporter TauE/SafE family protein, with product MKRNIASFISGLSIGTLGGLIGLGGAEFRLPVLISFFRFSALDAVILNKAASLVVVASALPFRAQSVPVSVFSDHWTVILNLLAGSVLGAWIGASFAVKLHSKTFFRIISAMLVIIAFILLFSHSMRAESASFFAPGLVQTVLGVAAGFVIGVFASLLGVAGGELLIPTLILLFGLDIKTAGSLSLAVSLPTMLAGFARYSRDQSFAVIKRNKVFIIYMAAGSVAGTFIGGRLLGVIPEYILLPALSAILFISSYKIWKHK from the coding sequence ATGAAAAGAAACATTGCAAGTTTTATAAGCGGTTTGTCCATAGGTACACTTGGCGGACTGATAGGTTTGGGCGGGGCTGAGTTCAGGCTTCCCGTTCTTATATCATTTTTCAGGTTCTCCGCTCTTGATGCCGTTATACTGAACAAGGCGGCCAGTCTTGTTGTGGTTGCCTCTGCTCTTCCTTTCAGGGCGCAGTCTGTTCCGGTAAGCGTTTTCAGCGACCACTGGACAGTAATTCTCAACCTCCTGGCAGGCAGTGTTCTGGGCGCATGGATCGGAGCCAGCTTTGCTGTAAAACTGCATTCAAAGACCTTTTTCAGAATAATTTCCGCTATGCTTGTTATAATTGCATTCATACTGCTTTTCAGCCACAGCATGCGGGCTGAATCCGCTTCATTTTTCGCTCCCGGTCTTGTGCAGACTGTTCTGGGTGTTGCCGCAGGGTTCGTTATAGGTGTTTTTGCGTCTCTCTTGGGGGTGGCGGGCGGAGAACTGCTTATCCCCACGCTTATTCTTCTCTTCGGGCTTGATATAAAAACAGCGGGGAGCCTTTCCCTCGCGGTGAGCCTTCCCACAATGCTTGCGGGTTTCGCGAGGTATTCAAGGGATCAGAGCTTTGCCGTGATAAAGAGGAACAAAGTATTCATAATCTATATGGCGGCGGGTTCCGTAGCCGGAACCTTCATCGGCGGCAGACTGCTGGGCGTTATCCCCGAATACATACTTCTTCCCGCTCTTTCGGCGATACTTTTCATTTCCTCTTACAAGATATGGAAGCATAAGTGA
- a CDS encoding helix-turn-helix transcriptional regulator yields MKNQTALDVQDVANILNIARNTVYELIKRGEINSYKVGRKVRFTMKDVEDYISGSKKIRIPEQCEICHADHGSAAGQNEKGFVICGQDLVLDALVESMQKEQLQQPVLRSYLSSYDGLVELYRGNAAVTAAHLWDSSTNTYNIPFVRALLPGVPAVIVHLTVRTQGFFVAKGNPRRIKGWKDLGRRDIRIVNREKGAGSRVLLDEHLRLLGIKASSVNGYYTETAAHVGLASTVGRGDADIAVGSEFVARQVESVDFIPLQKESFELVIKKEDFETERVRQMMRILKSSQFRQEFEGIAGYDAANMGTIVAEI; encoded by the coding sequence ATGAAAAACCAGACAGCTTTAGATGTTCAGGATGTTGCGAATATACTTAATATTGCAAGAAATACAGTATATGAACTTATCAAAAGAGGGGAAATCAACTCCTACAAAGTCGGCAGAAAAGTCCGTTTTACCATGAAAGATGTGGAAGACTACATTTCAGGCTCAAAAAAAATCCGCATACCGGAGCAATGTGAAATCTGCCATGCTGACCACGGCTCCGCAGCAGGACAGAATGAGAAGGGTTTTGTAATATGCGGGCAGGATCTGGTTCTTGACGCTCTTGTGGAGAGCATGCAGAAAGAACAGTTACAGCAGCCTGTTCTCCGCTCCTATCTCAGCAGTTATGACGGGCTTGTGGAGCTTTACAGAGGCAATGCTGCCGTAACCGCCGCTCATCTTTGGGACAGCAGCACAAATACATACAATATACCTTTCGTCCGTGCTCTTCTTCCGGGCGTTCCTGCCGTAATAGTGCATCTCACTGTAAGAACTCAGGGTTTTTTTGTCGCAAAAGGAAACCCCAGGCGCATCAAAGGCTGGAAAGATCTGGGACGCAGAGATATAAGAATAGTCAACAGAGAAAAAGGAGCCGGCTCAAGGGTTTTGCTGGATGAGCATCTTCGCCTGCTTGGGATTAAGGCATCCTCAGTTAACGGATACTACACCGAAACCGCAGCACATGTGGGACTTGCCAGCACAGTAGGCAGGGGAGACGCCGATATAGCTGTGGGGAGTGAATTTGTCGCCCGGCAGGTGGAATCAGTGGACTTTATACCGTTGCAGAAGGAAAGCTTTGAACTGGTCATAAAAAAAGAAGATTTTGAAACAGAGCGGGTCAGACAGATGATGCGTATTTTAAAATCTTCTCAGTTCCGGCAGGAGTTTGAAGGCATAGCTGGCTACGATGCGGCAAATATGGGCACGATCGTAGCCGAAATCTGA
- the dut gene encoding dUTP diphosphatase encodes MPDITVRIISEHGEEFVPAYQTEGAAGMDIRAGESGEIEAGAFKLVKTGLRMAIPAGYEAQIRPRSGLALKQGVTVLNSPGTIDSDYRGEVGIILINHSRNTFRYEKGDRIAQAVFAKVTRVSIQSADTLDDTERSSGGFGHSGVR; translated from the coding sequence ATGCCTGATATTACCGTCAGAATCATAAGCGAGCACGGAGAGGAATTTGTTCCCGCATACCAGACGGAAGGCGCAGCGGGCATGGATATAAGGGCAGGGGAATCAGGCGAGATTGAGGCGGGAGCCTTTAAGCTGGTCAAAACCGGACTCAGGATGGCAATCCCCGCCGGGTACGAGGCGCAGATCCGTCCCAGAAGCGGCCTTGCTCTGAAACAGGGTGTAACTGTGCTCAACTCACCCGGCACAATAGACAGCGACTACAGGGGCGAGGTGGGTATCATACTCATAAACCACTCAAGAAATACATTCAGATACGAAAAGGGCGACCGCATAGCCCAGGCTGTTTTCGCTAAAGTGACAAGAGTCAGCATTCAGTCGGCAGACACCCTTGATGACACTGAACGCTCCTCCGGAGGCTTCGGGCATTCGGGAGTGAGGTAA
- a CDS encoding M16 family metallopeptidase, whose translation MKPILTYHGEIPILTDSSGFANGLVSLSVTFKNGSMSETPAANGVSHFIEHLVFRGSRKYTLEEISKESERLGGYMNAYTTKEQTTFYINGFSGNFDKFMDILLDIAFFPNLSEADFKHEQKVILTEIASLKDSPEEYLDEEAEGYFFEGHPMAMPISGTEKSVKGFGISELRKFYKEKYTAGNCIISIAGSATAEDVINALDKSGANISSKASAPLTAACRGRKFDKTLSLGVEQVYAEYMMPGCTAADDERFELSALNMILGGLMSSRLFQEVREKRGLCYNIETDMSLYSLCGALSVFFSCDRANLNAVEEITRKEIRKMAKHGITESEFELAVNQMLYGFCSGLETSSGRMFSNLRQFFYHGKTVDSDSITQRIKSMTLSGVNAIAEKYYSAEESRCLILPSES comes from the coding sequence ATGAAACCCATACTTACTTATCACGGTGAAATACCTATTTTGACAGACAGTTCGGGATTTGCCAACGGGCTTGTCTCCCTGTCTGTGACCTTTAAAAACGGCAGCATGTCTGAAACACCCGCAGCCAACGGCGTTTCTCATTTTATTGAGCACCTCGTTTTCCGCGGCAGCCGCAAATACACGCTGGAAGAGATCAGCAAGGAATCTGAGCGTCTCGGCGGCTACATGAATGCCTATACCACCAAGGAGCAGACAACTTTCTATATCAACGGCTTCTCCGGCAACTTCGACAAGTTCATGGATATACTGCTGGATATAGCGTTTTTTCCTAACCTCTCCGAAGCGGATTTCAAACACGAACAGAAGGTTATCCTCACGGAAATAGCCTCGCTCAAGGACAGCCCGGAAGAATATCTGGATGAGGAAGCCGAGGGATATTTTTTTGAAGGCCACCCCATGGCTATGCCTATTTCAGGTACGGAAAAATCGGTAAAAGGCTTCGGGATCTCCGAACTCAGAAAATTTTACAAAGAGAAATACACCGCAGGAAACTGCATTATCTCCATCGCCGGAAGCGCAACGGCGGAGGATGTCATAAACGCTCTGGACAAGAGCGGCGCGAATATCAGCTCAAAGGCTTCTGCTCCTTTAACGGCAGCATGCAGAGGCAGAAAGTTTGACAAAACCCTCAGTCTCGGTGTGGAGCAGGTGTACGCAGAGTATATGATGCCGGGGTGCACTGCTGCGGATGATGAGCGGTTCGAGCTTTCCGCTCTCAACATGATTCTGGGCGGGCTGATGAGCTCACGCCTCTTTCAGGAGGTCAGGGAAAAACGCGGGCTTTGCTACAACATCGAAACGGATATGAGCCTGTATTCCCTGTGCGGGGCGCTCTCTGTCTTTTTCAGCTGCGATCGTGCCAACCTGAACGCAGTTGAGGAGATAACAAGGAAAGAGATAAGAAAAATGGCAAAGCACGGCATAACCGAAAGCGAATTTGAACTTGCGGTAAACCAGATGCTATACGGCTTCTGCTCAGGGCTTGAGACCTCTTCCGGCAGAATGTTTTCCAATCTCAGACAGTTTTTTTACCACGGAAAAACAGTTGACAGCGACAGTATAACACAGAGAATTAAGAGCATGACACTTAGCGGCGTTAACGCCATTGCGGAAAAATATTACTCAGCGGAGGAGTCCAGATGCCTGATATTACCGTCAGAATCATAA
- the pnp gene encoding polyribonucleotide nucleotidyltransferase, with protein sequence MDKKLDTVSVSLREDAEPIIFETGWKAKQANGSIWIRQGGTVILVTATGRKDASDGVDFFPLTVNYVEKFYAVGKVPGGFLKRENKPSDKETLIARLIDRPLRPMFPDGFRNETQVIATVVSYDGKHSPDVLSINAASAALLISDIPFSIPVAGVRVGKHNGQLIINPSYEIFSELTMNIVVAGSDDAINMVEAGMEMVTEEEVVEALQFAHDQIKILCSIQKEFAEKCGKQKFEYKDFSVPAAVLEEAEKELKEKINAALVIPGKLEKYAALDKVRDEYFETVEERLGEEYADKKGFYKEVWHHVEKKVFRDFSLDSGKRIDGRTAEDVRPIDIETHLLPMPHGSALFTRGETQALAVATLGTKTDTQMLDNIEGESKKRFMLHYNFPPFCVGEVGFLRGPGRREIGHGALAERALLSILPAEADFPYSLRIVSEVLESNGSSSMATVCGGCLSLMDAGVPVKDVVAGVAMGLIKEGDRYIILSDIMGTEDHLGDMDFKVAGTENGITALQMDIKIEGLSRKLLEEALAQAKRSRLHILGKMKEALPTYREELAETAPRYQTLRINPEKIGLLIGPGGKNIKAIVEDTGAQIDIDDSGQVNVFAVSKEAIEAAIARINGTVQEVELDKVYQGKVKKIMDYGAFVEIIPGVEALLHVSQYSNERINSIADVLKLGEIVEVKYLGKDQNGRHKISRKVLL encoded by the coding sequence ATGGATAAAAAACTCGATACCGTATCGGTAAGCTTGCGTGAAGATGCCGAACCCATAATATTTGAAACGGGCTGGAAAGCAAAGCAGGCCAACGGAAGTATCTGGATTCGTCAGGGCGGAACGGTTATACTTGTCACCGCTACCGGAAGAAAAGACGCCTCAGACGGCGTAGACTTCTTCCCCCTTACTGTAAACTACGTTGAAAAATTCTACGCAGTGGGCAAAGTGCCCGGCGGCTTCCTTAAGAGAGAGAACAAACCCTCCGATAAGGAAACCCTTATAGCAAGGCTTATAGACAGACCCCTTCGTCCTATGTTCCCCGATGGCTTCAGGAACGAAACTCAGGTTATTGCCACTGTTGTTTCATACGACGGCAAACATTCGCCTGATGTTCTTTCCATCAACGCGGCCAGTGCTGCGCTGCTCATTTCTGATATTCCCTTCAGCATACCTGTTGCGGGTGTAAGGGTAGGCAAACACAACGGACAGCTTATAATCAACCCCTCATACGAGATATTCAGCGAACTCACGATGAATATAGTTGTTGCAGGTTCGGATGATGCCATTAACATGGTGGAAGCCGGAATGGAAATGGTTACCGAGGAAGAGGTTGTCGAGGCGCTCCAGTTTGCCCATGATCAGATAAAAATTCTTTGCAGCATTCAGAAGGAATTTGCTGAAAAATGCGGAAAACAGAAATTCGAATATAAGGATTTCTCTGTACCCGCTGCGGTTCTGGAAGAGGCTGAGAAAGAGCTTAAAGAAAAAATCAACGCAGCCCTTGTTATCCCCGGCAAGCTTGAGAAATACGCCGCCCTTGACAAAGTCAGGGACGAGTACTTCGAAACTGTTGAGGAAAGACTCGGCGAAGAATACGCTGATAAAAAAGGCTTTTATAAAGAAGTATGGCACCATGTCGAGAAAAAAGTCTTCCGTGACTTCTCTCTGGACAGCGGAAAAAGGATCGACGGACGTACGGCGGAAGATGTACGCCCCATCGACATCGAAACTCACCTTCTCCCCATGCCCCACGGTTCCGCTCTCTTCACCAGAGGCGAAACTCAGGCGCTTGCTGTAGCCACTCTGGGTACAAAAACTGATACTCAGATGCTGGACAACATTGAAGGCGAATCGAAAAAACGCTTCATGCTTCACTACAACTTCCCCCCCTTCTGCGTGGGTGAGGTCGGTTTCCTCAGAGGTCCCGGAAGAAGAGAGATAGGCCACGGCGCTCTTGCAGAAAGAGCTCTTCTGTCCATCCTTCCCGCTGAGGCTGATTTCCCTTATTCACTCAGGATTGTTTCCGAAGTTCTTGAGTCCAACGGCTCGTCCTCAATGGCGACTGTATGCGGCGGATGCCTCAGCCTTATGGATGCGGGTGTTCCCGTTAAGGATGTGGTTGCAGGCGTTGCTATGGGTCTCATAAAGGAAGGGGACAGGTACATCATCCTCAGTGACATCATGGGAACCGAAGACCACCTCGGCGATATGGACTTTAAAGTAGCCGGAACAGAAAACGGCATAACCGCTCTTCAGATGGATATTAAGATTGAAGGTCTTTCAAGGAAGCTTCTTGAGGAAGCCCTTGCACAAGCTAAGAGATCAAGGCTGCATATCCTCGGTAAAATGAAAGAGGCTCTCCCCACTTACAGAGAAGAGCTCGCCGAGACAGCGCCCAGATACCAGACCCTCAGAATTAACCCTGAGAAGATCGGTCTGCTCATCGGACCCGGCGGAAAGAACATAAAAGCGATAGTTGAAGACACCGGCGCCCAGATCGACATTGACGATTCAGGACAGGTAAACGTATTTGCCGTGAGCAAAGAAGCCATAGAAGCAGCCATAGCCAGAATCAACGGTACGGTTCAGGAAGTGGAGCTTGATAAGGTTTATCAGGGCAAAGTTAAGAAGATAATGGACTACGGCGCTTTCGTGGAGATAATCCCCGGCGTTGAAGCCCTGCTTCACGTTTCCCAGTACAGCAATGAGCGTATCAACAGCATTGCGGATGTTCTTAAACTAGGCGAAATTGTTGAAGTGAAATACCTCGGCAAAGACCAGAACGGCAGACACAAAATCTCCAGAAAGGTGCTGCTGTAA
- the rpsO gene encoding 30S ribosomal protein S15, protein MVMTKEQKTTLIDKFKTHEKDTGSPEVQVALLTERITYLTDHFKSNPKDHHSRRGLLLLVGQRRQLLDYVKKKDFKRYRTIIETLGIRK, encoded by the coding sequence ATGGTCATGACTAAAGAACAGAAAACAACATTGATCGACAAGTTCAAAACACACGAAAAAGACACAGGATCACCCGAAGTGCAGGTAGCTCTTCTCACTGAAAGAATCACTTACCTTACCGATCACTTCAAATCAAACCCCAAAGATCACCACTCCAGAAGAGGTCTTCTCCTTCTCGTTGGGCAGAGACGCCAGCTTCTTGACTATGTGAAAAAGAAAGATTTCAAAAGATACCGCACGATCATCGAGACTCTCGGAATCAGGAAATAA
- the truB gene encoding tRNA pseudouridine(55) synthase TruB: protein MNGIVNLYKEKGMTSFKAVDRVRRILGVKKCGHLGTLDPLAEGVLPVCVGNATKFVDYLMDVDKEYIAEFTLGMRTDSFDTEGTVLEENSSIQPDITEVEAVFKSYTGEQELIVPAYSSKKINGERAYKLARKGEIEDAGKRMMRIYSVELVEYAYPKGVIKVQCGKGTYIRSIIHEAGLKIGSFAVMSGLIRSANGMFRVAYSVTLGALEEMAAKGTLTAAVHPVSSMLNWKHAIVKDEAVKLVSNGVSVKEWNYACLPFEGSSDGEMFFISEKNGRVLAIAEKTRSGGCPLKIIKVLV from the coding sequence ATGAACGGGATAGTTAATCTTTACAAAGAAAAAGGGATGACCTCCTTCAAAGCCGTGGACAGGGTGCGGAGGATTCTCGGCGTAAAGAAATGCGGACACCTTGGCACTCTCGATCCTCTGGCTGAGGGTGTGCTGCCTGTTTGCGTGGGGAATGCCACTAAGTTTGTGGACTACCTTATGGATGTGGATAAGGAATATATCGCCGAATTTACACTCGGTATGAGAACCGATTCCTTTGACACCGAAGGCACAGTGCTTGAGGAAAACAGCAGCATTCAGCCCGATATAACCGAAGTCGAAGCGGTTTTCAAATCATATACGGGAGAGCAGGAACTCATAGTTCCCGCTTACTCATCTAAGAAAATTAACGGCGAAAGAGCATACAAACTTGCCCGAAAAGGGGAGATCGAGGATGCCGGAAAGCGCATGATGCGCATATACTCCGTTGAGCTTGTTGAATACGCATATCCAAAAGGTGTGATAAAAGTTCAGTGCGGCAAGGGAACATATATCCGCAGCATAATACATGAGGCAGGGCTGAAAATCGGTTCATTCGCTGTGATGAGCGGGCTTATACGCTCTGCTAACGGCATGTTCCGTGTGGCATATTCCGTTACTCTCGGAGCACTGGAGGAGATGGCCGCAAAGGGCACTCTCACTGCCGCGGTTCACCCTGTTTCCTCTATGCTGAACTGGAAACACGCCATAGTCAAGGATGAGGCTGTGAAGCTTGTTTCCAACGGAGTATCAGTAAAAGAATGGAACTACGCCTGTCTGCCCTTTGAAGGGAGCAGTGACGGCGAAATGTTTTTTATATCGGAAAAGAACGGGCGTGTGCTTGCTATTGCTGAGAAAACGCGCAGCGGAGGCTGCCCGCTTAAGATAATAAAAGTGCTTGTGTAG